A portion of the Stegostoma tigrinum isolate sSteTig4 chromosome 18, sSteTig4.hap1, whole genome shotgun sequence genome contains these proteins:
- the LOC125460737 gene encoding leiomodin-2-like produces MSQFGYRKELQKYEDIDEDEILASLTSDELKELEKELEDLEPDKFVPIGLRQKDQTDKTPQGTFSREALMAYWEHETQKLLENERLSAELNQTQSNEIEKGNTEDDCETESEGGQSEVGIDIDECTSEETEEEDEDDATTEEEKEEDMNDGKSLDIRSVSINGQAGPHSCNGHINDRSLQNNIMQYNKSKLAEDDPNLKATASLPSGNAALIDDTLESIKNNDSEKTEINLNNIENISIATFTLIAEALKYNTVVKILSLANTHADDHVACALADMLQVNRSITNLNIDSNYITGKGILAIIRAIQYNNVLAELRFHNQRHICGGQVEMEIAKLLKDNETLMKLGYHFELPGPRMAMTSILTRNLDKLRQKRLQEQKQQQEMDKMLGIVEPTNRRTLVLQRDSPRSSPHASPKSSPWSSPKVVKKLNFQKSPVPPPPPPPPPPLPEKLVIPQPPPPPPLPLQPTPSRNIAEAIKLQELSKMKSQNVHQNAKVRKNKGKSKKMNKEDHILKDLKKSLRPISDQRSETGSRPATPQRTFHDELMEAIRSSSIKQLRPVEVPEYLR; encoded by the exons ATGTCGCAGTTCGGTTACAGGAAAGAACTGCAAAAGTACGAGGACATAGACGAGGATGAAATCCTTGCTTCTCTGACCTCTGATGAGCTGAAGGAACTGGAGAAGGAGTTGGAGGATTTGGAACCGGACAAATTTGTACCCATTGGGCTTCGGCAGAAAGACCAAACAGATAAAACCCCGCAAGGAACGTTCAGCAGAGAGGCTTTGATGGCGTACTGGGAGCACGAAacacagaaattgttagaaaatgAAAGACTTTCGGCCGAATTGAACCAG ACACAAAGTAATGAAATCGAGAAAGGAAACACTGAAGATGACTGTGAAACTGAAAGTGAAGGTGGGCAATCAGAGGTTGGAATAGACATAGATGAATGTACATCAGAAGAAACAGAAGAGGAGGATGAAGATGATGCAACTACAGAGGAAGAAAAAGAGGAGGACATGAATGATGGCAAATCTTTAGACATCAGATCAGTAAGCATAAATGGACAGGCTGGACCACACTCATGTAATGGGCACATTAATGATCGATCATTGCAAAACAATATCATGCAGTATAACAAAAGCAAATTGGCAGAAGATGATCCAAATCTCAAAGCAACTGCTAGCTTACCAAGTGGAAATGCAGCATTAATTGATGACACTCTTGAAAGCATTAAAAATAATGATTCAGAGAAAACGGAAATCAATCTGAATAATATTGAGAACATAAGTATTGCAACATTCACACTCATTGCAGAAGCTCTGAAATACAATACAGTTGTCAAAATTTTGAGTCTGGCCAACACTCATGCTGATGACCATGTGGCTTGTGCACTAGCTGACATGTTGCAAGTTAACAGAAGCATCACCAATCTTAATATTGACTCAAACTATATCACAGGCAAAGGGATCTTAGCTATCATTAGAGCCATACAGTATAACAATGTATTAGCAGAACTAAGATTCCACAATCAAAGGCATATATGTGGAGGGCAGGTTGAAATGGAAATAGCCAAACTTCTTAAAGATAATGAAACGCTTATGAAATTAGGCTATCATTTTGAACTGCCAGGACCACGGATGGCAATGACTAGTATCCTAACCAGAAACCTGGACAAACTGAGGCAAAAACGCCTCCAGGAGCAAAAGCAGCAGCAAGAAATGGACAAAATGCTTGGCATTGTGGAGCCAACAAACCGAAGAACACTAGTCTTGCAGAGGGACTCACCAAGATCCTCTCCACATGCTTCTCCAAAGAGCTCACCCTGGTCGTCTCCTAAAGTGGTCAAAAAACTAAATTTTCAGAAGTCTCCtgttcctcctcctccaccaccacctcctcctcctcttccagaGAAGCTTGTAATTCCTCAGCCACCGCCACCTCCTCCCCTACCACTACAACCGACCCCAAGTAGAAATATAGCTGAAGCCATTAAGCTTCAAGAATTGTCCAAGATGAAATCACAGAATGTCCACCAAAATGCCAAAGTGAGGAAAAACAAAGGTAAAAGCAagaaaatgaataaagaagacCACATTTTAAAGGATCTCAAAAAATCTTTAAGACCAATTTCAGACCAAAGGTCAGAGACTGGGTCAAGGCCAGCAACTCCTCAGAGGACATTCCATGATGAACTTATGGAAGCTATCCGATCAAGCAGTATAAAGCAGCTAAGACCA GTTGAAGTTCCAGAATATCTTCGATGA